One window from the genome of Pseudonocardia hierapolitana encodes:
- a CDS encoding SDR family oxidoreductase: MPRRRRGYDEQMRIDGSVIVVTGASSGIGRATALALACEGARVVLLARRADALEQVASEIAAESGSGRTLVAPVDVTDADAVERAAVAAEQRFGRIDGWVNCAAVTMFGSLLETPLADLRRVLDVNLMGYVHGTRAALARFAAQDSGVLVNVSSLLGRIAQPYGTAYAMSKFAIRGLSVAVREELRLAGKRGVSVSTVLPAAIDTPIYAAAANHSGRVPHPPPPVYRAERVAQVVLAQLRRPRREVVAGGLLGRAFVATHTVAPRLAERMLAIDVDRSLRAEGAAVPPTSGSLHAPGAAPAAVDGGWHGGQRERKRRAAALAGLVAATAGVLAIPRYHHTVRAARQALDGRRLR; encoded by the coding sequence GTGCCGCGGCGCAGGCGCGGGTACGACGAGCAGATGCGCATCGACGGCAGCGTGATCGTGGTGACCGGCGCGTCCAGCGGCATCGGGCGCGCCACCGCGCTCGCGCTCGCCTGCGAGGGCGCCCGGGTGGTGCTCCTCGCGCGGCGGGCCGACGCGCTGGAGCAGGTGGCGTCCGAGATCGCTGCGGAGAGCGGGTCCGGGCGCACGCTCGTCGCACCGGTGGACGTCACCGATGCGGACGCCGTCGAGCGCGCAGCCGTGGCGGCCGAGCAGCGCTTCGGCCGGATCGACGGGTGGGTCAACTGCGCTGCGGTGACCATGTTCGGGTCGCTGCTCGAGACCCCGCTCGCCGACCTGCGCCGCGTCCTCGACGTGAACCTCATGGGCTACGTCCACGGCACCCGCGCGGCACTGGCCCGGTTCGCGGCCCAGGACTCCGGCGTGCTGGTGAACGTCTCGTCGCTGCTCGGTCGGATCGCCCAGCCCTACGGCACCGCGTACGCGATGTCGAAGTTCGCGATCCGCGGGCTGAGCGTGGCCGTCCGCGAGGAGCTGCGGCTGGCGGGGAAGCGCGGGGTGTCGGTCTCCACCGTGCTGCCGGCCGCCATCGACACGCCGATCTACGCGGCGGCGGCCAACCACTCCGGCCGGGTCCCGCACCCGCCACCACCGGTCTACCGCGCCGAGCGGGTGGCGCAGGTGGTGCTGGCTCAGCTGCGCAGGCCGCGCCGCGAGGTCGTGGCGGGCGGGCTGCTCGGCCGCGCGTTCGTCGCGACCCACACCGTCGCGCCCCGGCTGGCGGAACGGATGCTCGCGATCGACGTGGACCGGTCCCTCCGCGCGGAAGGCGCCGCGGTGCCGCCGACCTCCGGTTCGCTGCACGCGCCCGGCGCCGCACCCGCCGCGGTGGACGGCGGCTGGCACGGGGGGCAGCGCGAACGCAAGCGGCGGGCGGCCGCGCTGGCCGGGCTCGTCGCGGCCACCGCAGGCGTGCTCGCGATCCCGCGGTACCACCACACGGTGCGAGCGGCACGCCAGGCGCTCGACGGGCGGCGGCTCCGCTGA
- a CDS encoding DUF501 domain-containing protein — MTPKPSTGRKDIADADVEAVTAQLGRTPRAVREVAYRCPCGLPAVVKTSPRLEDGTPFPTLYYLTCSRLNSRIGGLEASGRMREMTERLAEDPELAAAYRRAHESYLAERDAIEPLGTDVSAGGMPGRVKCLHVCVAHALAAGPGVNPFGDEALAEIGEWWQAGPCVHP, encoded by the coding sequence GTGACCCCGAAACCGTCGACCGGGCGGAAAGACATCGCCGATGCGGACGTCGAGGCCGTCACCGCGCAGCTGGGCCGCACGCCGCGCGCGGTGCGCGAGGTGGCCTACCGGTGCCCGTGCGGGCTGCCCGCCGTCGTGAAGACCTCGCCACGGCTGGAGGACGGCACCCCGTTCCCCACGCTCTACTACCTGACCTGCTCCCGGCTGAACTCCCGCATCGGCGGCCTCGAGGCGTCCGGCCGGATGCGGGAGATGACCGAGCGGCTCGCCGAGGACCCCGAGCTGGCCGCGGCCTACCGCCGCGCGCACGAGTCGTACCTCGCCGAGCGCGACGCGATCGAGCCGCTCGGCACCGACGTCAGCGCAGGCGGTATGCCGGGGCGGGTGAAGTGCCTGCACGTCTGCGTGGCCCACGCGCTCGCGGCGGGACCCGGCGTGAACCCGTTCGGCGACGAGGCCCTCGCCGAGATCGGCGAGTGGTGGCAGGCCGGGCCCTGCGTGCACCCCTGA
- a CDS encoding septum formation initiator family protein — protein MPRARGVVAATTGFLGLSSTRRAAALALVVCALALTVAVPLRNYVAQRQELAAVSEQQQVLAAEVARLAQERARLSDPAEIEAQARSRLGYVMPGEVPYVVQLPVAPGPDQADAANAGVPWYRVLWREVAEGPQ, from the coding sequence GTGCCCCGCGCCCGCGGCGTCGTCGCGGCCACCACGGGTTTCCTCGGCCTGTCATCGACGAGGCGGGCCGCCGCGCTGGCGCTGGTCGTGTGCGCGCTCGCCCTCACGGTCGCGGTGCCGCTGCGCAACTACGTGGCCCAGCGTCAGGAGCTGGCGGCGGTGTCGGAGCAGCAGCAGGTGCTCGCGGCCGAGGTCGCGCGGCTCGCGCAGGAGCGGGCGCGGCTGTCGGACCCGGCCGAGATCGAGGCGCAGGCCCGGTCCCGCCTCGGGTACGTCATGCCCGGGGAGGTGCCCTACGTCGTGCAGCTGCCGGTCGCACCCGGTCCCGACCAGGCGGACGCGGCCAACGCGGGCGTCCCGTGGTACCGGGTGTTGTGGCGGGAAGTGGCGGAGGGACCGCAGTGA
- the eno gene encoding phosphopyruvate hydratase, which yields MAVIEQVGAREILDSRGNPTIEVEVALDDGTLARAAVPSGASTGEHEAVELRDGDPLRFGGKGVEKAVAAVLDTIGPELTGMEAVDQRLIDQRLVDLDGTPDKSALGANALLGVSLAVAKAAAESSGLELFRYVGGPNAHVLPVPMLNILNGGAHADTSVDVQEFMIAPVGADSFREALRWGAEVYQSLKSVLKSKGLPTGLGDEGGFAPDLPGTRAALDLIAEAIDKSGYTLGRDIALALDVAATEFHSEGVYSYEGKKLSSDELSAVYAELVAAYPLVSIEDPLSEDDWDGWVALTDSIGDKVQLVGDDLFVTNPERLDEGISRGAANALLVKVNQIGTLSETLDAVTLAQSSGYRCMMSHRSGETEDTTIADLAVATGCGQIKTGAPARSERVAKYNQLLRIEEALGDAARYAGDLAFPRYNSAAETGA from the coding sequence GTGGCGGTCATCGAGCAGGTCGGCGCACGCGAGATCCTCGACTCTCGGGGCAACCCGACGATCGAGGTCGAGGTTGCGCTCGACGACGGGACGCTGGCGCGTGCGGCGGTCCCCTCCGGCGCGTCGACGGGTGAGCACGAGGCGGTCGAGCTGCGCGACGGCGACCCGCTGCGCTTCGGCGGCAAGGGTGTGGAGAAGGCCGTCGCCGCGGTGCTCGACACGATCGGACCCGAGCTCACCGGTATGGAAGCCGTCGACCAGCGGCTGATCGACCAGCGCCTCGTCGACCTCGACGGCACGCCGGACAAGTCGGCGCTCGGCGCCAACGCGCTGCTGGGCGTGTCGCTCGCGGTCGCGAAGGCAGCTGCCGAGTCGTCCGGGCTGGAGCTGTTCCGCTACGTCGGCGGCCCCAACGCCCACGTGCTGCCCGTGCCGATGCTGAACATCCTCAACGGGGGCGCGCACGCCGACACGTCCGTGGACGTGCAGGAGTTCATGATCGCGCCGGTCGGCGCCGACTCCTTCCGGGAGGCGCTGCGCTGGGGCGCGGAGGTCTACCAGTCGCTCAAGTCGGTGCTGAAGAGCAAGGGACTGCCCACCGGGCTAGGTGACGAGGGCGGGTTCGCCCCCGACCTGCCGGGCACCCGCGCCGCGCTGGACCTGATCGCCGAGGCGATCGACAAGTCCGGTTACACGCTCGGGCGCGACATCGCGCTCGCGCTCGACGTGGCCGCCACGGAGTTCCACAGCGAGGGCGTCTACTCCTACGAGGGCAAGAAGCTGTCCTCCGACGAGCTCTCCGCCGTCTACGCCGAGCTCGTCGCGGCCTACCCGCTGGTCTCGATCGAGGACCCGCTCTCCGAGGACGACTGGGACGGCTGGGTGGCGCTCACCGACTCGATCGGCGACAAGGTGCAGCTCGTGGGCGACGACCTGTTCGTCACCAACCCCGAGCGGCTCGACGAGGGCATCAGCAGGGGCGCGGCCAACGCGCTGCTGGTCAAGGTCAACCAGATCGGCACGCTCTCGGAGACCCTCGACGCCGTCACGCTCGCGCAGTCGTCGGGCTACCGCTGCATGATGAGCCACCGCTCCGGCGAGACCGAGGACACCACGATCGCCGACCTCGCCGTCGCCACCGGGTGCGGGCAGATCAAGACGGGCGCGCCGGCCCGGTCCGAGCGCGTGGCGAAGTACAACCAGCTGCTGCGCATCGAGGAGGCGCTGGGCGACGCCGCCCGGTACGCGGGCGACCTCGCGTTCCCGCGCTACAACTCCGCCGCGGAGACCGGAGCCTAG
- a CDS encoding tetratricopeptide repeat protein, producing MTSQPASDGLFESFRRAEMLIARSRPLDALQALSPVLESQPNDASVQLLAGRAYLNSAQLQRAEEAFGRVLDLDPADHYARFALGKALQRQGRLAEAHAQLKMAAAMDPRPEYQEALGEVRVRMAVNGGGDPDDSD from the coding sequence ATGACGAGCCAGCCAGCATCCGACGGCCTCTTCGAGTCGTTCCGCCGCGCCGAGATGCTGATCGCGCGCAGCCGACCGCTCGATGCGCTGCAGGCACTCTCCCCGGTACTGGAAAGCCAGCCCAACGACGCATCCGTGCAGCTCCTCGCCGGCCGCGCGTACCTGAACTCCGCCCAGCTGCAGCGCGCGGAGGAGGCGTTCGGCCGGGTGCTCGACCTCGACCCGGCCGACCACTACGCCCGCTTCGCGCTCGGCAAGGCCCTGCAGCGCCAGGGCCGGCTCGCCGAGGCGCACGCGCAGCTGAAGATGGCGGCCGCGATGGACCCGCGCCCGGAGTACCAGGAGGCGCTCGGCGAGGTGCGCGTCCGGATGGCGGTCAACGGTGGCGGCGATCCGGACGATTCGGACTGA
- the efeU gene encoding iron uptake transporter permease EfeU, with product MLGNALIGLREGLEAGLVVSILVAFLVRTDRRSELPKVWLGVGIAIVISAGVTIALALAQQQLTFEAQETFGGILSIVAVGFVTWMIFWMRRAARSISAELRGRLEGALAMGPAAVVVMAALAVGREGLETALFFFTAARAAGETAQPLIGFSLGIAAAILLAYLIYRGAISLNLGRFFTVTGVLLIFVAAGILAYGMHDLQEAGIVPGLTTLAFDVSAVIPPDSWHGTLLKGIFNFSPQTTVAEAIVWVAYVAVVLPLFLRPQRTRAATPTT from the coding sequence GTGCTCGGAAACGCACTGATCGGACTGCGGGAAGGCCTCGAAGCAGGCCTCGTGGTCAGCATCCTCGTGGCCTTCCTCGTACGCACCGACCGGCGCTCCGAGCTGCCGAAGGTCTGGCTCGGTGTGGGCATCGCGATCGTGATCAGCGCCGGCGTGACGATCGCACTCGCGCTCGCGCAACAGCAGCTCACGTTCGAGGCGCAGGAGACGTTCGGCGGGATCCTCTCGATCGTCGCGGTCGGCTTCGTCACCTGGATGATCTTCTGGATGCGCCGGGCGGCCCGCTCCATCTCCGCCGAGCTGCGGGGGAGGCTCGAGGGCGCCCTCGCGATGGGGCCCGCCGCCGTGGTCGTGATGGCCGCGCTCGCCGTCGGCCGCGAAGGGCTCGAGACCGCGCTGTTCTTCTTCACCGCCGCCCGCGCCGCAGGCGAGACCGCCCAGCCGCTGATCGGCTTCTCACTGGGCATCGCCGCGGCGATCCTGCTCGCCTACCTCATCTACCGCGGGGCGATCAGCCTGAACCTGGGCCGGTTCTTCACGGTCACCGGGGTGCTGCTGATCTTCGTCGCCGCTGGGATCCTCGCCTACGGCATGCACGACCTGCAGGAGGCCGGGATCGTGCCGGGTCTCACCACCCTCGCGTTCGACGTCAGCGCGGTGATCCCGCCCGACTCGTGGCACGGCACCCTGCTGAAGGGGATCTTCAACTTCTCCCCGCAGACCACGGTGGCCGAGGCCATCGTCTGGGTCGCCTACGTGGCGGTCGTCCTCCCGCTGTTCCTCCGTCCCCAGCGGACCCGCGCCGCGACTCCCACCACCTGA
- the efeO gene encoding iron uptake system protein EfeO, translated as MSRTSRAAVRVTTVIGAAAALAACTSTAPPSGGDAAGGGPIAVTAADASCDVAAAEAPAGKITFSVRNTGSKITEFYLYGTGDRIMGEVENIGPGLTRDLIVEVPDGGSYTTACKPGMVGDGIRAPFTVTGSATRSVDENTRLAEATTGYHRWVTSQIEALVPKTQEFVDAVKAGDVETAKALFPVARTYWERIEPVAESFGDIDPKIDGREDDERDAGVQFTGYHRLEKDLWVDGLQADSPAMADQLMADIRDLQSRTATVELTPVQLANGAKELLDEVATGKITGEEDRYSHTDLWDFKANVEGSQGAVASLRPVIDEKDPTLGPVLDERFAAVDALLEEYRVGDGYRLYTELTDEDKRRMAEAVDALGEPVSQVAGVVTS; from the coding sequence ATGTCCCGCACGTCCCGCGCCGCGGTTCGCGTCACCACAGTGATCGGCGCGGCCGCCGCGCTCGCGGCCTGCACCAGCACCGCGCCTCCCAGCGGCGGCGACGCCGCAGGCGGTGGCCCGATCGCCGTCACGGCCGCCGACGCCAGCTGCGACGTCGCCGCCGCCGAGGCGCCGGCCGGCAAGATCACGTTCTCGGTCCGCAACACCGGCAGCAAGATCACGGAGTTCTACCTCTACGGCACCGGCGACCGGATCATGGGCGAGGTCGAGAACATCGGCCCGGGGCTCACCCGCGACCTGATCGTCGAGGTGCCGGATGGTGGCAGCTACACCACGGCGTGCAAGCCGGGCATGGTCGGCGACGGGATCCGCGCCCCGTTCACGGTCACCGGCTCCGCCACCCGGTCCGTCGACGAGAACACGCGGCTCGCCGAGGCCACCACCGGCTACCACCGGTGGGTCACCTCGCAGATCGAGGCGCTCGTGCCGAAGACGCAGGAGTTCGTCGACGCCGTGAAGGCGGGCGACGTCGAGACCGCGAAGGCGCTGTTCCCGGTGGCCCGGACGTACTGGGAGCGGATCGAGCCGGTCGCGGAGTCGTTCGGCGACATCGACCCGAAGATCGACGGCCGGGAGGACGACGAGCGCGACGCCGGCGTGCAGTTCACCGGCTACCACCGGCTGGAGAAGGACCTGTGGGTCGACGGCCTGCAGGCCGACTCGCCCGCCATGGCCGACCAGCTGATGGCCGACATCCGCGACCTGCAGTCGCGTACGGCGACCGTCGAGCTGACGCCCGTGCAGCTGGCGAACGGGGCGAAGGAGCTGCTCGACGAGGTCGCGACCGGCAAGATCACCGGTGAGGAGGACCGCTACTCGCACACCGACCTGTGGGACTTCAAGGCCAACGTGGAGGGCTCGCAGGGCGCGGTGGCCTCGCTCCGGCCGGTGATTGACGAGAAGGACCCGACGCTCGGCCCGGTGCTCGACGAGCGCTTCGCCGCCGTCGACGCGCTGCTCGAGGAGTACCGCGTCGGCGACGGCTACCGGCTCTACACCGAGCTCACCGACGAGGACAAGCGGCGGATGGCCGAGGCCGTCGACGCGCTGGGCGAGCCGGTGAGCCAGGTCGCGGGGGTCGTCACGTCATGA
- the efeB gene encoding iron uptake transporter deferrochelatase/peroxidase subunit, giving the protein MTGRLSRRRLLGWAGAGAAVAGAGAVTACSASLAPVAEGVVPFRGERQAGIVTPAQDRLHFVALDLTTDNRDRVRALLQKWTTAAERMTAGAETAPGGAVGGNPDGPPADTGEALGLPAAKLTLTFGVGPGFFDKLGLDPALRPAGLAELPRFTLDQLDPALSGGDLCIQACADDPQVAVHAVRNLVRMGFGTTTVRWSQLGFGRTSSTSTAQATPRNLFGFKDGTRNLKAEDGAELDQHVWVQPADGPPWLAGGTYLVARRIRMHIEIWDRTSLTEQETIIGRTKGEGAALGATGEFDPADFAAIGPDGQPRIGEVAHIRLASAEALNGVRILRRGYNFVDGSDGQGHLNAGLFFVAFMRDPHAQFVPMQRALANNDVMMEYIEHTGSAVFACPPGLTEGQYWAQPLLEA; this is encoded by the coding sequence ATGACCGGGCGGCTCTCCCGGCGGCGGCTGCTCGGCTGGGCGGGCGCCGGGGCGGCGGTCGCCGGCGCCGGCGCCGTGACGGCGTGCTCGGCCTCGCTCGCGCCCGTCGCCGAGGGGGTCGTTCCGTTCCGGGGTGAGCGGCAGGCCGGCATCGTCACGCCCGCGCAGGACCGGCTGCACTTCGTCGCGCTGGACCTCACCACGGACAACCGGGATCGGGTCCGCGCCCTGCTGCAGAAGTGGACGACCGCGGCCGAGCGCATGACCGCCGGGGCGGAGACCGCCCCCGGCGGTGCGGTGGGCGGCAACCCGGACGGACCGCCGGCCGACACCGGCGAGGCGCTCGGGCTGCCGGCGGCGAAGCTCACACTGACGTTCGGCGTGGGGCCCGGGTTCTTCGACAAGCTCGGGCTCGACCCGGCGCTGCGCCCGGCCGGGCTCGCCGAGCTGCCCCGATTCACCCTCGACCAGCTCGATCCGGCCCTGTCCGGCGGCGACCTGTGCATCCAGGCGTGCGCCGACGACCCGCAGGTCGCCGTGCACGCGGTGCGCAACCTGGTGCGGATGGGCTTCGGCACCACGACGGTGCGGTGGTCGCAGCTGGGGTTCGGACGCACGTCGTCGACGTCCACGGCGCAGGCGACGCCGCGCAACCTCTTCGGCTTCAAGGACGGCACCCGCAACCTCAAGGCCGAGGACGGCGCCGAGCTGGACCAGCACGTGTGGGTGCAGCCCGCCGACGGGCCCCCGTGGCTCGCGGGCGGCACCTACCTCGTCGCGCGCCGGATCCGCATGCACATCGAGATCTGGGATCGCACCTCGCTCACCGAGCAGGAGACGATCATCGGGCGGACGAAGGGCGAGGGCGCCGCGCTCGGCGCGACCGGTGAGTTCGACCCCGCCGACTTCGCCGCCATCGGGCCGGACGGACAGCCGCGCATCGGGGAGGTGGCGCACATCCGGCTCGCCTCGGCCGAGGCGCTGAACGGCGTGCGGATCCTGCGACGCGGCTACAACTTCGTCGACGGCAGCGACGGCCAGGGCCACCTCAACGCCGGCCTGTTCTTCGTGGCGTTCATGCGTGACCCGCACGCCCAGTTCGTGCCGATGCAGCGCGCGCTGGCCAACAACGACGTGATGATGGAGTACATCGAGCACACCGGCTCCGCCGTCTTCGCCTGCCCACCCGGCCTCACCGAGGGCCAGTACTGGGCCCAGCCCCTCCTCGAGGCCTGA
- a CDS encoding lytic transglycosylase domain-containing protein: protein MTARRGRFGAIALAVLGIMTMVVLIGVSILSARDSRDHRAERPQRGDGLTAADVDRDTPVPQPPPLAEGTDLLRWSATAAERSGVPARALRAYAAAELAQRSATPECRLSWSTLAGIGRVESDHGRFGGARVGTDGAARPSIIGPPLDGSPGVREIRDTDGGRLDGDTTFDRAVGPMQFLPGTWARYGADGNGDGVRDPNQLDDAALAAAGYLCADGRDTASGEGWWAGVLTYNSSVAYARLVWAAADRYTEATAA from the coding sequence GTGACGGCACGTCGTGGACGATTCGGCGCAATCGCGCTGGCCGTGCTCGGGATCATGACGATGGTGGTGCTCATCGGGGTGTCGATCCTCTCGGCCCGCGACAGCCGCGACCACAGGGCGGAGCGCCCCCAGCGCGGTGACGGCCTCACCGCGGCCGACGTCGACCGGGACACACCCGTCCCCCAACCGCCGCCGCTGGCGGAGGGCACCGACCTCCTCAGGTGGTCCGCCACAGCGGCCGAACGCAGCGGCGTCCCGGCCCGGGCGCTGCGCGCCTATGCCGCCGCCGAGCTGGCCCAGCGCTCCGCCACCCCGGAGTGCCGCCTCTCCTGGAGCACCCTCGCCGGGATCGGGCGCGTCGAGTCCGACCACGGCCGGTTCGGCGGCGCGCGGGTCGGCACAGACGGCGCCGCCCGTCCGTCGATCATCGGGCCGCCGCTCGACGGCTCGCCCGGCGTGCGCGAGATCCGCGACACCGACGGCGGCCGCCTCGACGGCGACACCACGTTCGACCGCGCGGTCGGCCCGATGCAGTTCCTGCCCGGCACCTGGGCCCGCTACGGCGCCGACGGCAACGGCGACGGGGTGCGCGACCCGAACCAGCTCGACGACGCCGCACTCGCCGCGGCCGGCTACCTCTGCGCCGACGGCCGCGACACGGCCAGCGGAGAGGGATGGTGGGCCGGCGTGCTCACCTACAACAGCTCGGTCGCCTACGCCCGCCTCGTCTGGGCAGCCGCCGACCGCTACACCGAGGCCACCGCCGCCTGA
- a CDS encoding MazG family protein translates to MSTGIVQRTVVVLPERWSGVLPAAAVPALRAAERVLADASVPDEVVAATGAVRADGWGADGAAEVLLTTDPARADGAAVIGLPEGSALLDAVAVMDRLRSPGGCPWDAEQTHESLLQYLIEECYELYQAIEDGDGDAIREELGDVLLQVLFHARVAAEDTARPFTIDDVAGDLVAKLVGRHPHVFAGSERIDTAERQEHRWEELKRAEKQRESSVDGVPLGQPAVALAAKLTSRTARAHLPADLLPAGASVGEQLFALAAKAKLAGVDPEAELRSAARRFADTVRAAEQAAAADGADPHALDAAGWRRYWSTRAG, encoded by the coding sequence ATGAGCACGGGGATCGTGCAGCGGACGGTCGTCGTCCTGCCCGAGCGGTGGAGCGGGGTGCTTCCGGCTGCCGCCGTCCCGGCGTTGCGGGCGGCCGAGCGGGTGCTCGCCGATGCCTCCGTGCCCGATGAGGTGGTGGCCGCCACGGGCGCCGTTCGCGCCGACGGCTGGGGAGCCGACGGGGCGGCCGAGGTGCTGCTGACCACCGACCCGGCCCGGGCCGACGGCGCCGCCGTCATCGGCCTCCCGGAGGGGAGCGCGCTGCTCGACGCCGTCGCGGTGATGGACCGGCTGCGCTCGCCCGGCGGCTGCCCGTGGGACGCCGAGCAGACCCACGAGTCGCTGCTGCAGTACCTGATCGAGGAGTGCTACGAGCTCTACCAGGCGATCGAGGACGGCGACGGCGACGCCATCCGAGAGGAGCTCGGCGACGTGCTGCTGCAGGTGCTGTTCCACGCGCGCGTCGCCGCGGAGGACACCGCGCGGCCGTTCACGATCGACGACGTCGCAGGCGACCTCGTCGCCAAGCTCGTCGGGCGGCACCCGCACGTGTTCGCCGGCAGCGAGCGGATCGACACGGCCGAGCGCCAGGAGCACCGCTGGGAGGAGCTCAAGCGCGCCGAGAAGCAGCGCGAGTCCAGCGTCGACGGCGTGCCGCTCGGTCAGCCCGCCGTCGCGCTCGCCGCGAAGCTCACGAGCCGCACGGCCCGCGCACACCTGCCGGCCGACCTGCTGCCGGCAGGCGCGAGCGTGGGGGAGCAGCTCTTCGCGCTGGCCGCCAAGGCGAAGCTCGCCGGGGTCGACCCGGAGGCCGAGCTGCGGTCGGCCGCGCGCCGGTTCGCCGACACGGTGCGAGCCGCGGAGCAGGCCGCCGCGGCCGACGGCGCCGACCCGCACGCCCTCGACGCCGCCGGGTGGCGGCGCTACTGGTCCACACGAGCTGGTTAA